Proteins encoded by one window of Yamadazyma tenuis chromosome 2, complete sequence:
- a CDS encoding uncharacterized protein (EggNog:ENOG503NWFD; COG:G), translating to MSTPRPSSHSHSQSKESVTVDTISRQDSQDYTEEPVAGPTRVSIPKPQRPRLDLRHSNADFTDFHQLHRSEPMASSIVPTSTFASTFASTIPSQTPPERPLMTSRFPQRNLWRVTAICLWGVTAGFSDATPGAILPYIESDYGLTYTTVSLIWISNAMGFILVACLSHQIQRVLGKRMSLVMGTASSVIMYATVSTGTVFPAIVAAFFVGGVGQASVSAQANVFLARLDKSSKYLAAYHGCYGIGATISPLIATVIVSAGVTWHYFYLIVLGMMMANGVMFVFAFKGADEDLAPWDHDVEPSVGPTESPTDEQGVGLVDLGPSAISQPAAKTSSSHSVFMEAVKFPITWMLAFFVLFYQGSEVSLAGWIVTFLLDYRHGSASVGYVASGFWAGLTIGRLVLTRPLHKYVGISRSIIIASLLAIVFVALTWAIPNVIVAGVIVSISGIFVGPIFPLMIAASVDYLPRKIQVVSLTITTAFGSSGGALFPFIIGIMSQRFGPFIVLPGFIILHSMMLGLWLCFPRKEPVLGLGMERLRSLLSW from the coding sequence ATGAGTACACCCAGACCCAGCTCTCACTCCCACTCACAATCGAAGGAGTCGGTGACGGTCGATACCATCTCCAGGCAAGATTCCCAAGACTACACAGAAGAACCGGTTGCCGGTCCTACGCGAGTGTCAATCCCCAAACCACAACGACCCCGGTTGGACCTCAGACACTCCAACGCCGACTTCACCGACTTCCATCAGCTTCACCGGTCCGAACCAATGGCCTCCTCCATCGTCCCTACTTCCACCTTTGCATCCACCTTTGCATCCACCATTCCCtcacaaacaccaccagaaCGGCCTCTCATGACCTCCAGATTTCCCCAGAGAAACCTCTGGCGGGTCACGGCCATCTGTCTCTGGGGCGTCACGGCCGGGTTCTCAGATGCCACTCCTGGAGCCATCTTGCCATACATCGAAAGTGACTATGGCCTCACCTACACCACTGTGTCATTGATCTGGATTTCCAACGCCATGGGGTTTATCTTGGTGGCATGTTTGTCTCATCAGATCCAGAGGGTTTTGGGCAAGCGTATGtcgttggtgatgggaACTGCCAGTTCCGTCATCATGTATGCGACGGTGCTGACGGGGACGGTTTTTCCCGCGATCGTGGCGGCGTTTTTCGTGGGAGGTGTGGGCCAGGCATCGGTGCTGGCACAGGCAAACGTGTTTTTGGCCCGGTTGGATAAACTGTCTAAGTACCTCGCAGCATACCACGGGTGCTATGGAATCGGGGCCACTATTTCCCCGTTGATTGCTACTGTTATCGTGTCGGCTGGGGTGACCTGGCATTATTTTTATTTGATAGTGTTGGGAATGATGATGGCGAACGGGGTGATGTTTGTATTTGCCTTTAAGGGTGCCGACGAGGACCTTGCACCGTGGGACCACGATGTTGAGCCACTGGTAGGCCCCACTGAGTCTCCCACCGATGAGCAGGGCGTTGGGTTGGTGGATTTGGGCCCCAGCGCCATTTCGCAGccggctgcaaaaacttCCAGCAGCCATTCGGTGTTCATGGAGGCAGTCAAGTTCCCCATCACGTGGATGCTTGCATTCTTTGTATTATTTTATCAGGGGTCCGAGGTGTCGTTGGCGGGGTGGATCGTCACGTTCCTCTTGGACTATCGGCACGGGTCTGCCAGCGTTGGGTACGTGGCGTCGGGGTTCTGGGCCGGATTGACGATAGGCCGGTTGGTGTTGACGAGGCCGCTCCACAAATACGTGGGGATTCTGCGGAGCATAATAATTGCGTCCTTGTTGGcaattgtgtttgtggcaTTAACATGGGCCATTCCCAACGTCATAGTGGCTGGCGTTATAGTGTCGATATCGGGCATTTTTGTAGGACCCATTTTTCCGCTCATGATTGCGGCGTCGGTGGACTATTTACCGCGGAAGATTCAGGTGGTGTCTTtaaccatcaccaccgcGTTTGGGTCCAGTGGAGGGGCGTTATTTCCCTTCATCATTGGGATCATGTCGCAACGGTTCGGGCCGTTTATTGTGTTGCCGGGGTTTATTATTCTTCACTCGATGATGTTGGGCCTCTGGCTCTGCTTTCCGCGGAAGGAGCCGGTGTTGGGCTTGGGAATGGAAAGGTTGAGAAGTTTGTTGAGTTGGTAG
- the SGT1 gene encoding Cochaperone protein (BUSCO:EOG09264LH2; COG:T; EggNog:ENOG503P0UK), with product MAADKLIKQGDSYLRNKAYPEAIDAYTDYLKQSPKALQALLQRSVAFQRSGDLAKAKEDIVKAFNIAQQTGKKQDIGDCFYRLAIYHYSKNNCGKASKFLDRAEQLDCREPSLAIWKAKSHKDVQAILAKPDGPHQLQAQLAPEDSWETMLESRFVAHQDQLKHSEEGISKINLSKPIPVAADKKTSQAASPQSKSTSIDEINKHAPLKIKIREDWYQTKDEVVITIYAKNINPESVHIQFRPRAVSVEFPSGSGSEYNYNLDPLYGAIDTSKCEYTVKSTKIEITLAKKTAHKWTALEASAGSADIVHEETPQTEQTGLVYPTSSKKAINWASFSVEEEEEKDEDPNAFFSKIYKDADDEARRAMMKSFTQSNGTVLTTDWSEAQAKTFETSPPDGMESKKWT from the coding sequence ATGGCTGCCgacaaactcatcaaacaAGGAGACTCGTATTTGAGAAACAAAGCGTACCCGGAGGCCATTGACGCGTACACTGACTACCTCAAACAGAGCCCCAAAGCTCTCCAGGCGCTTTTACAGCGGTCCGTGGCCTTCCAAAGAAGTGGTGATCTCGCCAAAGCAAAAGAAGATATCGTAAAAGCATTTAACATCGCACAGCAAACAGGTAAAAAACAGGATATAGGCGATTGTTTCTACCGGCTCGCCATCTATCACTactccaagaacaactGCGGCAAGGCAAGCAAATTCCTTGACCGAGCCGAACAGTTGGATTGTCGTGAACCCTCATTGGCAATTTGGAAAGCCAAAAGTCATAAAGATGTCCAGGCCATTCTCGCCAAACCAGACGGGCcccatcaactccaagccCAGCTTGCCCCGGAAGACAGCTGGGAAACGATGTTGGAATCGAGGTTTGTTGCGCACCAAGACCAACTTAAGCACCTGGAGGAGGGcatctccaagatcaacttgtctaAGCCCATACCAGTGGCTGCTGACAAAAAAACCTCACAGGCCGCCTCCCCCCAGTCCAAATCCACAAGCATCGACGAGATCAACAAGCACGCTCCCTTGAAGATCAAAATCAGAGAAGACTGGTACCAAACCAAAGATGAAGTGGTAATCACCATCTAcgccaaaaacatcaacCCCGAGTCTGTGCACATCCAGTTCCGCCCACGCGCCGTTAGCGTCGAGTTCCCCAGTGGCAGTGGATCTGAATACAACTACAATTTGGACCCACTCTACGGCGCCATTGATACCTCCAAGTGTGAGTACACCGTGAAGAGCACCAAGATCGAAATCACATTGGCCAAGAAAACCGCCCATAAGTGGACGGCGTTGGAAGCGTCTGCCGGCTCTGCTGACATTGTACATGAAGAAACACCTCAAACTGAACAAACGGGTTTGGTATATCCTACGTCTTCGAAAAAAGCCATCAACTGGGCCAGTTTTTcagtggaagaagaagaggaaaaggACGAAGACCCCAATGCattcttctccaagatctATAAGGATGCCGATGACGAGGCTCGTAGAGCCATGATGAAGTCGTTCACCCAGCTGAATGGAACGGTGCTAACGACCGATTGGAGTGAAGCGCAGGCAAAGACGTTTGAGACGTCGCCTCCTGACGGCATGGAGTCCAAGAAGTGGACCTAG
- the GLO2 gene encoding Cytoplasmic glyoxalase II (EggNog:ENOG503NW99; COG:S) — protein sequence MHVESIPMRWGSGDNYAYLLMDSDSKDAWLIDPAEPDEVLRYFKSHNLDFHLKAIVNTHHHYDHSSGNKHFHKVYPTLPVIAGKDSPLVSHTPAHKEVIELGTNLSITALHTPCHTQDSICYYAEDATTNQRVVFTGDTLFTSGCGRFFEGVGAEMNKALNTVLASLPHDTIVFPGHEYTKSNVVFSSKILKSLAMQKLSQFCQTNEFTTGKFTIGDELEFNPFMRLHDPAVQEATGETDGDKVTTKLREMKNQS from the coding sequence ATGCACGTCGAATCCATTCCCATGAGATGGGGCTCCGGCGACAACTACGCttacttgttgatggactCGGACTCAAAAGATGCCTGGCTTATTGACCCGGCCGAGCCTGATGAAGTGTTGCGGTACTTCAAGTCTCACAatcttgatttccaccTAAAGGCCATTGTAAATACCCACCATCACTACGACCATTCGTCGGGAAACAAACACTTCCACAAAGTGTATCCAACACTTCCCGTCATTGCTGGCAAGGATTCGCCATTGGTGAGTCATACCCCGGCTCACAAAGAGGTGATTGAGCTAGGTACCAACTTGTCAATTACTGCACTACACACTCCATGTCATACCCAGGACTCAATTTGTTACTACGCAGAGGATGCGACCACCAACCAGAGGGTGGTTTTCACGGGAGATACGTTGTTTACCAGCGGGTGTGGCCGATTTTTCGAAGGGGTGGGGGCAGAAATGAATAAAGCCTTGAACACAGTGCTTGCATCTTTGCCCCATGACACCATTGTGTTCCCAGGACACGAGTACACCAAGTCCAATGTGGTGTTTTCgtcaaagatcttgaagagtCTTGCCATGCAAAAATTGTCCCAGTTTTGCCAAACGAACGAGTTCACCACTGGTAAGTTCACAATTGGAGATGAGCTTGAGTTCAACCCGTTCATGCGTTTACATGACCCGGCTGTGCAAGAGGCCACGGGAGAGACTGATGGAGATAAGGTGACGACgaagttgagagaaatGAAGAACCAGAGTTGA
- a CDS encoding protein-tyrosine phosphatase (COG:V; EggNog:ENOG503P29P), whose product MARVSEANTIPTSPDRDAYHDNGLKLPADGQLDNGVPVFTANARPPLVPPLNFSLVEDRIYRSGFPNPLNYPFLKQLGLKTIIYLGDLGQEVKKTPKQPKEQKEKKVKKDKHTKEDIWNEYNAWIGTTNIQFHHLVMESSQEPFTSLQEQQQARDSLRTALQLMLDKNNFPMLIHSNKGKHRIGVLVGLMRKIFQGWCMSGIFEEYEKFALGKSEFDLEFMELWQPELWVSQDSRPEFLRS is encoded by the coding sequence ATGGCCCGGGTATCGGAAGCAAACACCATCCCGACGCTGCCAGACAGGGACGCATACCATGACAATGGGCTAAAGCTTCCAGCAGATGGTCAGCTCGACAATGGTGTACCGGTTTTCACGGCAAACGCCAGGCCACCACTTGTACCACCGCTCAACTTCTCGCTAGTGGAAGACCGAATTTACCGGTCCGGATTCCCCAACCCCTTAAACTATCCATTCCTCAAGCAGCTTGGCCTCAAGACCATCATCTACCTTGGGGATTTGGGACAGGaggtgaagaagacgcCGAAACAGCCGaaagaacaaaaagaaaagaaggtcaagaaagacaaacataccaaagaagatatcTGGAACGAGTACAACGCTTGGATCGGCACCACCAATATCCAATTCCATCATCTCGTGATGGAGTCGTCTCAAGAGCCGTTCACGTCACTTCAGGAGCAGCAACAGGCCAGAGATTCGCTTCGAACCGCTCTTCAATTGATGCTAGATAAGAACAACTTCCCTATGCTCATTCACTCTAATAAGGGTAAGCACCGGATTGGGGTGCTTGTGGGGCTCATGCGAAAGATCTTCCAGGGATGGTGTATGAGTGGGATTTTCGAAGAGTACGAGAAGTTTGCTCTTGGGAAGTCCGAGTTTGACTTGGAGTTCATGGAGTTGTGGCAGCCAGAGCTCTGGGTGAGCCAAGACAGTCGGCCGGAGTTTCTACGGTCATAG
- a CDS encoding uncharacterized protein (EggNog:ENOG503NVIN; COG:K) — MKEKQDEISKEEQYRRLGVTHAIRDKLDFHDERRWKRFSARRLELIDTLDLSSKKASEQEANITKVAEALRIEFEYSSEYFDEFDRLVRAAIQSVRRNRKRSSKSKRSQDKLAGKIAKVKHESFDGGSSNTDSFNSAQDDNEFVSEYTKFNSDSQDDTNEYSKSKHISNYDQSRAAIVSMVQPRVGRQNSNFLGAKLPSFESLSAVSSLAQISSKKAVLLNYIERSKSCAEATVKKTANLEFLGRGIIIASVGYVFERSFASTNEKSLDYLRGKLVQESYLADFFRNLETLPNKDVSLNDEAAVTTLYALLGGCIKDFGFEAIMFPLCELLYWNIIREYPLIAQSSVPFRSTDSMGPTSQPSPEIQKSDSFLQLESLAAVASQVRKQEQVPPALRSLSVSPVAGKVQGKKAVALRFLSQTLNFTFPTKVSATPKLDELLENARSAFHLSSYGDSQVLGLKNMKDGFILKSDADVERVFTSEDHIELEIFTQKPQAVPIYEITSLNIPNGYILPPPVPGGGRINSRSPDTVPTLAGGSFKFLSNQDDHPPPHIPPVPILPKFQPLL, encoded by the coding sequence ATGAAAGAAAAACAGGACGAAATCTCCAAGGAGGAGCAGTATAGACGACTCGGAGTCACGCATGCCATTCGAGATAAACTCGATTTCCACGACGAACGGCGCTGGAAGCGGTTTTCTGCCCGCAGGCTAGAGCTCATTGACACTTTGGACTTAAGTTCTAAAAAGGCTTCCGAACAAGAGgccaacatcaccaaggtGGCGGAGGCGCTCCGTATCGAGTTTGAGTACCTGCTGGAGTACTTTGACGAGTTCGACCGGCTTGTACGAGCGGCCATTCAAAGTGTCCGTCGAAACCGGAAACGATCCTCCAAGTCAAAGAGAAGTCAAGATAAACTAGCGGGGAAAATCGCCAAGGTCAAGCACGAGTCATTCGATGGTGGCTCCAGTAATACTGACAGTTTCAACAGTGCACAAGACGATAACGAATTTGTGTCGGAGTataccaagttcaactcgGACTCGCAGGACGATACCAACGAATACTCAAAAAGCAAACACATATCCAACTACGACCAGTCCCGTGCCGCCATTGTGTCGATGGTGCAACCACGGGTGGGACGTCAAAACTCGAATTTTCTCGGGGCCAAGCTCCCATCATTCGAGAGTCTTTCTGCCGTCAGCTCGCTAGCACAAATCTCCTCCAAGAAAGCGGTGCTCTTGAACTATATCGAACGGTCCAAGTCGTGCGCCGAAGCCACCGTCAAGAAGACCGCCAACCTCGAGTTTTTGGGTAGGGGCATCATCATTGCCAGCGTGGGCTACGTATTTGAACGATCTTTTGCATCCACCAACGAGAAGTCCCTCGACTACCTCCGTGGAAAACTCGTTCAGGAACTGTACTTGGCCGACTTCTTCCGCAACTTGGAGACTCTTCCCAACAAGGATGTACTGCTTAACGACGAAGCAGCAGTAACAACCCTATACGCTCTTTTGGGAGGGTGTATCAAAGACTTCGGATTCGAGGCCATTATGTTCCCGTTGTGCGAGCTCTTGTACTGGAATATCATCCGGGAGTATCCCTTGATCGCCCAGAGCTCAGTGCCGTTCAGAAGCACCGATAGTATGGGACCCACATCGCAGCCGTCTCCTGAGATCCAGAAATCCGATTCGTTTCTTCAGCTCGAGTCTCTCGCGGCCGTGGCATCACAGGTCCGCAAACAGGAGCAGGTCCCCCCTGCTCTCCGATCGCTTTCGGTGTCGCCGGTGGCTGGTAAAGTTCAAGGGAAGAAAGCAGTGGCCCTCCGGTTTCTTTCACAAACCCTCAATTTCACCTTCCCCACCAAAGTATCGGCCACTCCCAAGCTTGACGAGCTTCTAGAGAATGCTCGCTCGGCCTTTCACCTTTCTCTGTACGGAGACTCGCAGGTATTGGGgttgaagaacatgaaGGACGGATTTATTCTCAAGTCTGATGCTGATGTGGAACGGGTGTTCACCAGCGAAGACCACATCGAGCTCGAGATCTTCACCCAGAAGCCCCAGGCGGTGCCGATCTACGAGATCACCTCGTTGAACATTCCCAATGGCTATATATTACCACCACCGGTTCCGGGTGGTGGTCGCATCAACCTGAGGTCACCCGATACAGTGCCCACACTTGCTGGTGGgagtttcaagtttttgtcgAACCAGGATGATCATCCGCCACCACATATACCCCCGGTGCCGATTCTTCCCAAGTTCCAGCCGTTATTATAA
- the ARG1 gene encoding argininosuccinate synthetase (COG:E; EggNog:ENOG503NWI9; BUSCO:EOG09262A8G), producing the protein MSKGKVCLAYSGGLDTSVILAWLLEEGYEVVAFLANIGQEEDFEEAEKKALAIGATKFICVDVREQFVKDVCFPAIQANAVYENVYLLGTSLARPVIAQAQIQVAEQEGCIAVSHGCTGKGNDQVRFELSFYALKPDIKVIAPWRDPEFFNRFAGRNDLLEYASEKGIPVAQTKAKPWSTDENLAHISFEAGILEDPDTTPPKDMWKLTVDPTDAPDTPETFSVVFDKGLPVKLVVGKKVFTDPVEIFLEANALARRNGVGRIDIVENRFIGIKSRGCYETPGLTLLRTAHIDIEGLTLDREVRALRDQFVTISYAKILYNGMYFTPEGEYIRAMIAPSQKTVNGVVRASCYKGSLQILGRSSDTEKLYDATESSMDELTGFSPEDTTGFIAIQAIRIKKYGEAAREKGETLTL; encoded by the coding sequence ATGTCTAAAGGAAAAGTTTGTTTGGCTTACTCAGGTGGCTTGGACACCTCGGTCATTTTGGCCTGGTTATTGGAAGAAGGTTACGAAGTGGTTGCGTTTTTGGCAAATATCggtcaagaagaagactttgaagaagctgaaaagaAAGCCTTGGCCATTGGTGCTACCAAGTTTATTTGTGTTGATGTCAGAGAACAATTCGTCAAGGACGTATGTTTCCCTGCCATTCAAGCCAACGCCGTCTACGAAAACGTCTATCTTTTGGGAACCTCATTGGCTCGTCCAGTAATTGCTCAGGCCCAAATTCAAGTGGCTGAACAAGAAGGATGTATCGCTGTTTCTCACGGGTGTACCGGTAAGGGTAATGATCAGGTCAGATTCGAATTGTCGTTCTACGCCTTGAAGCCTGACATCAAGGTCATTGCTCCATGGAGAGACCctgaatttttcaacagATTTGCTGGTAGAAATGACTTATTGGAATATGCTTCCGAGAAGGGAATCCCGGTTGCCCAGACCAAGGCCAAACCTTGGTCTACCGACGAGAACTTGGCTCACATCTCATTTGAAGCCGGTATTCTTGAGGACCCCGACACCACTCCTCCAAAAGATATGTGGAAGTTGACTGTGGATCCAACGGATGCTCCAGACACCCCAGAAACCTTCAGCGTGGTGTTTGACAAAGGTTTACCcgtcaagttggtggtgggaaaGAAGGTGTTTACTGACCCAGTGGAAATCTTCCTTGAAGCCAATGCTCTTGCCAGAAGAAACGGAGTTGGTAGAATCGATATTGTCGAAAACAGATTTATTGGTATTAAATCCAGAGGTTGTTACGAAACCCCCGGCCTTACTCTCTTGAGAACTGCTCacattgatattgaaggTTTGACCTTGGACAGAGAAGTCCGTGCTTTGAGAGATCAATTTGTCACCATTTCTTATGCTAAAATCTTGTACAACGGTATGTACTTCACTCCTGAAGGTGAATACATTCGTGCAATGATTGCTCCTTCCCAAAAGACCGTTAATGGTGTTGTCAGAGCCAGCTGTTACAAGGGTTCTTTACAAATCTTGGGTAGATCTTCTGACACCGAAAAGTTATACGATGCCACTGAGTCTTCTATGGATGAGTTGACTGGATTCTCTCCAGAAGATACCACTGGATTCATTGCCATCCAAGCCATTCGTATCAAGAAGTACGGCGAAGCTGCCAGAGAAAAGGGTGAAACGTTGACGTTGTAA
- the JHD1 gene encoding JmjC domain-containing histone demethylation protein 1 (EggNog:ENOG503NUDJ; COG:K), translating into MTGCAVCGKDTETNGSWVQCDICRRWSHFTCVGVDVAVLLAFHCTNCAVDHGPSQYRRKSKRARVQIDYVALNDGEVFAVDKSIHPHVHKFHAFEPYADTIEKSTNLYVDILDELTYEYTTETRLKRPILVPNGGEKASVGMVLPAPRDQITIDYILEKVGGDTPVEVMDVLSQQGVSPRWNMQQWRDYFSAAPGNRDRIRNVISLEISQIKGLGVEFKRPNMVDAIDLVDKTWNDSSERPQVTKYCLMSVAGSFTDFHIDFGGTSVYYTVCSGAKTFLMFPPTAQNLELYTSWCLDENQNFTWFPEFSKFNKGKRIYPEGGFKVTLRPGDVFIIPSGWIHAVHTPADSIVIGGNYLTMMNMKTQLDIYKIEKDTHVPMKFRHPQFNKVLWLASYYYYTHQGEYLSDIGCGKDLVKQEHEKDAKDTENKMVAKKVLSSLISHLRDHYNLSKTNHAARKSIPTTLIGKDVEKYLNGLNKLLEEVIYRV; encoded by the coding sequence ATGACAGGCTGCGCTGTTTGTGGGAAGGACACGGAAACTAACGGAAGTTGGGTTCAATGTGACATCTGTCGCCGTTGGCTGCACTTCACCTGTGTGGGTGTCGATGTTGCTGTGCTTTTGGCCTTCCATTGTACCAATTGTGCGGTTGATCATGGTCCTAGTCAGTACCGCCGTAAGCTGAAAAGAGCCAGAGTTCAGATAGATTACGTGGCTCTCAACGATGGGGAGGTTTTTGCCGTCGACAAGTCGATACATCCTCATGTGCACAAGTTCCATGCGTTTGAACCCTATGCTGATACTATCGAGAAGTCTACCAATCTTTATGTGGACATTTTGGATGAGCTCACATATGAATATACCACCGAAACTCGCTTGAAACGGCCAATACTCGTCCCCAACGGCGGAGAAAAGGCATCTGTGGGAATGGTTCTCCCAGCTCCACGTGACCAGATAACCATTGACtatattcttgaaaaagtaGGAGGTGATACTCCGGTGGAGGTGATGGACGTTCTCTCCCAGCAGGGTGTAAGTCCACGGTGGAACATGCAGCAGTGGCGAGACTACTTTTCAGCCGCTCCAGGTAACCGGGACAGGATCCGAAATGTGATATCTTTGGAAATCAGCCAGATCAAGGGTTTAGGAGTGGAGTTCAAGCGTCCTAACATGGTAGATGCAATCGATTTGGTGGATAAAACTTGGAATGATAGCTCTGAGAGACCCCAGGTTACCAAATACTGTCTTATGTCTGTGGCAGGGTCGTTCACAGACTTCCAtattgactttggtggGACTTCTGTGTATTACACTGTGTGCTCGGGTGCTAAGACATTTTTGATGTTTCCGCCAACGGCCCAAAACCTTGAACTTTATACATCGTGGTGCCTTGATGAGAATCAGAACTTCACGTGGTTTCCGGAGTTCctgaagttcaataagGGAAAACGAATATATCCTGAAGGGGGATTCAAAGTGACGTTAAGGCCTGGAGATGTATTTATCATCCCTAGTGGATGGATCCATGCGGTACATACCCCCGCTGACTCTATTGTCATTGGTGGAAACTACTTGACTATGATGAATATGAAGACTCAATTGGACATTTACAAGATTGAAAAAGATACGCACGTTCCCATGAAGTTCAGGCACCCTCAATTCAATAAGGTATTATGGTTGGCCAGTTACTACTACTATACTCACCAGGGCGAGTACTTGAGTGACATCGGATGTGGCAAGGACTTGGTCAAACAAGAACATGAAAAAGATGCAAAAGATACTGAAAAtaaaatggttgcaaaaaaggTGCTCTCATCGCTCATCTCTCATTTGAGAGACCATTACAATTTAAGCAAGACTAACCACGCCGCAAGGAAGAGCATCCCCACCACATTGATCGGTAAGGATGTCGAAAAATATTTAAATGGATTGAACaaactacttgaagaagtaaTATACAGGGTATAG
- a CDS encoding uncharacterized protein (COG:T; EggNog:ENOG503NY08) — protein sequence MRGLQTTHRLVPRLTTVITLAPRCSRYVSTTQQEAFLKEYKIRSSLERLIFHYAQRPLSKFSIQGLIEQSESLSPNFILQNAQNTVEYLLAYNARRLREFRRLPYLVVLNPSVAESYNGYLNTMSSLITASLYPPATLEENHAFAEKVLDEFINIHSDTLPSLSRGFNEVLHLVSTDRIKQFLDEHLRERISMRLIAHQHIQLSKALKEGTYVKGGKYNGVIKELDIYSVIKKNAEVVNDICLMKYDQAVEIRVDNNLYSNTYWSRAEPDLKASKKSDKVLFPYIEYHLDYMLTELFKNSFRAHIENKVHEPVNVTVSVSHSPLYLEVRIRDRGKGIPPAVLKHMFDYSFSTYESQEGEAYKTLNQPPGLGGNTVAGMGYGLPLSKNYIEIFNDTIPKDLDVENDAGRVKGSLTIQSYHGWGTDVYLKTVGS from the coding sequence ATGAGAGGGTTGCAAACAACACACAGACTTGTACCCCGACTTACCACCGTCATAACTCTAGCGCCTCGTTGCTCACGCTACGTATCCACCACTCAACAGGAAGCATTTCTCAAAGAATACAAAATAAGGTCATCTTTAGAAAGACTCATCTTCCACTACGCCCAAAGACCTCTTTCCAAATTCTCTATCCAAGGCCTAATCGAGCAGTCAGAGTCTCTTTCACCAAACTTCATCCTTCAGAATGCCCAGAACACCGTCGAATACCTCCTTGCCTACAACGCCAGGCGGCTACGTGAGTTTAGACGGTTACCTTACCTTGTGGTGCTAAATCCTTCCGTTGCCGAGTCTTATAATGGCTACTTGAACACCATGTCTTCGTTGATAACCGCCTCATTATACCCGCCCGCCACCTTGGAAGAGAACCATGCATTTGCCGAAAAAGTGTTGGAcgagttcatcaacatccacTCAGACACTCTTCCCAGCTTGTCCAGAGGATTCAACGAAGTGCTTCATCTCGTGTCCACCGACAGAATCAAACAGTTTCTCGATGAACACTTGCGAGAGCGTATCAGCATGCGGCTCATTGCCCACCAGCACATACAACTTTCCAAGGCATTGAAAGAAGGCACCTATGTCAAGGGAGGAAAGTACAATGGAGTCATTAAGGAATTGGATATCTACAGCGTGATCAAGAAAAACGCCGAGGTCGTGAATGACATTTGCTTGATGAAGTATGACCAGGCGGTGGAGATTCGTGTGGATAATAATCTCTATTCGAATACTTACTGGAGTCGAGCCGAACCTGACTTGAAGGCTCTGAAGAAGTCCGATAAGGTGCTTTTTCCTTACATTGAGTACCATCTCGACTATATGCTCACggagttgttcaagaactcttTCAGGGCGCATATAGAGAACAAGGTTCATGAGCCGGTGAATGTAACGGTTTCGGTGTCCCACTCTCCATTATACTTGGAAGTGAGAATCAGAGATAGAGGTAAAGGAATACCTCCGGCCGTGTTGAAGCATATGTTCGACTATTCCTTCTCTACGTATGAATCCCAAGAGGGAGAAGCGTATAAGACGCTCAACCAACCGCCTGGACTCGGTGGAAACACCGTGGCCGGTATGGGGTACGGATTGCCCTTGCTGAAAAATTACATTGAGATCTTTAACGACACCATCCCCAAGGACTTGGACGTCGAGAATGATGCCGGACGTGTCAAGGGCCTGTTAACTATACAGAGTTATCACGGCTGGGGTACAGATGTGTATTTGAAAACTGTTGGTAGCTAG